The following are from one region of the Corylus avellana chromosome ca1, CavTom2PMs-1.0 genome:
- the LOC132187851 gene encoding monosaccharide-sensing protein 2-like — protein sequence MNGAVLVAIVAAIGNLLQGWDNATIAGSVLYIKREFNLESEPTIEGLIVAMSLIGATLITTCSGALADWLGRRPLMIISSVLYFISGLVMLWSPNVYVLLFARLLDGFGVGLAVTLVPVYISETAPPEIRGSLNTLPQFTGSGGMFMSYCMVFGMSLTKTPSWRLMLGILSVPSLVYFVLAILFLPESPRWLVSKGRMLEAKQVLQRLRGREDVSGEMALLVEGLGVGGETTFEEYIIGPGNDLMDEHDLSGEKDLIKLYAPEEGLSWVARPVTGQSTVGLVSRHGSMASKSGLIDPLVTLFGSVHEKFPETGSMRSMLFPHFGSMFSVGGNQPRQEEWDEESLARDGEDYVSDAAAGDSDDNLQSPLISRQTTSMDKDLGPPPHGSLSSMQHGSIAQGNAGEPVGSMGIGGGWQLAWKWSEREGSDGKKEGGFKRIYLHQEGVPGSRRGSLVSIPGGDVPADGEFIQAAALVSQPALYSAELMNQQPVGPAMVHPSETAAKGPSWSVLFEPGVKHALAVGVGIQILQQFSGINGVLYYTPQILEEAGVGVLLSNIGISSASASLLISALTTLLMLPSIAVAMRLMDISGRRSLLLTTIPILILSLIILVVGSLVDMGKVVNASISTVSVVLYFCTFVMGFGPVPNILCAEIFPTRVRGLCIAICALTFWIGDIIVTYSLPVMLKSIGLAGVFGMYAVVCVISWVFVYMKVPETKGMPLEVITEFFSVGAKQAAAIKNN from the exons ATGAACGGAGCCGTGCTTGTGGCTATTGTTGCTGCTATTGGTAACTTGTTACAAGGATGGGACAATGCGACTATCGCAG GGTCTGTTTTGTACATAAAGAGGGAATTCAATTTAGAGAGTGAACCCACTATAGAAGGGCTAATTGTGGCGATGTCACTTATTGGAGCCACTTTGATTACAACATGCTCTGGAGCACTAGCAGACTGGCTAGGCCGCCGTCCTCTGATGATAATCTCATCTgtcctttattttattagtggTCTTGTAATGCTGTGGTCTCCCAATGTTTATGTCCTATTATTTGCTAGGCTTTTAGATGGATTTGGAGTTGGTTTGGCTGTTACTCTAGTTCCAGTTTATATATCAGAGACAGCGCCACCTGAAATAAGGGGATCACTGAATACCCTCCCCCAGTTCACTGGTTCTGGGGGTATGTTTATGTCGTATTGCATGGTGTTTGGGATGTCGTTGACGAAAACACCGAGCTGGAGGTTGATGCTGGGGATCCTTTCTGTTCCTTCTCTTGTTTACTTTGTATTGGCAATATTATTCTTGCCAGAGTCTCCACGGTGGCTTGTTAGTAAAGGGCGGATGCTTGAGGCAAAGCAGGTTTTGCAGAGGCTGCGTGGCAGAGAAGATGTATCTG GTGAGATGGCTTTACTGGTTGAGGGTCTTGGTGTTGGGGGTGAAACAACTTTCGAGGAGTACATAATTGGCCCAGGCAATGACCTCATGGATGAACATGATCTATCCGGTGAAAAGGATCTAATAAAGTTATATGCCCCTGAGGAGGGTCTCTCCTGGGTTGCCAGACCTGTCACTGGACAGAGTACTGTTGGCCTTGTTTCTCGGCATGGAAGCATGGCCAGTAAGAGTGGGCTCATAGATCCTCTTGTCACCCTCTTTGGCAGTGTTCATGAAAAATTCCCTGAAACCGGAAGCATGCGAAGCATGCTTTTTCCACACTTTGGCAGCATGTTCAGCGTGGGAGGAAATCAACCCAGACAGGAAGAGTGGGACGAGGAGAGTCTTGCCAGAGACGGTGAGGATTATGTATCTGATGCTGCTGCTGGCGATTCTGATGACAATTTGCAGAGTCCGTTGATCTCACGTCAGACAACAAGCATGGACAAGGACTTGGGACCTCCTCCCCATGGCAGCCTTTCAAGCATGCAGCATGGCAGTATTGCACAAGGGAATGCTGGAGAACCAGTCGGTAGCATGGGGATTGGTGGCGGTTGGCAGCTGGCATGGAAATGGTCTGAAAGGGAAGGCAGCGATGGCAAGAAGGAAGGAGGGTTTAAAAGAATTTATTTGCACCAAGAGGGTGTACCTGGATCTCGGCGTGGGTCTCTAGTTTCTATTCCTGGGGGTGATGTCCCAGCAGATGGTGAGTTCATCCAGGCTGCTGCTTTGGTGAGTCAACCTGCTCTTTATTCTGCAGAGCTTATGAATCAGCAGCCAGTTGGACCAGCTATGGTTCACCCATCAGAAACAGCTGCCAAAGGACCAAGTTGGAGTGTTCTTTTTGAACCAGGAGTGAAACATGCGTTGGCTGTTGGGGTGGGAATTCAAATACTTCAGCAG TTCTCTGGCATAAATGGGGTTCTCTACTACACACCTCAAATTCTCGAGGAGGCAGGAGTTGGAGTTCTTCTTTCAAATATAGGCATTAGTTCAGCTTCTGCATCTCTGCTTATTAGTGCACTGACAACTTTGTTGATGCTTCCTTCTATAGCTGTTGCCATGAGGCTCATGGATATCTCTGGCAGGAG GAGCTTACTGCTCACCACAATACCTATCTTGATATTATCTCTCATAATCCTAGTCGTTGGAAGTCTTGTGGATATGGGGAAAGTTGTGAACGCGTCGATCTCGACTGTTAGTGTTGTGCTCTACTTCTGTACCTTTGTCATGGGGTTTGGGCCAGTCCCCAACATACTCTGCGCCGAGATCTTCCCCACCCGAGTTCGCGGCCTCTGCATTGCCATATGTGCCCTCACATTTTGGATAGGTGACATCATTGTCACCTACTCACTGCCAGTGATGCTCAAATCCATTGGCCTTGCTGGTGTTTTTGGGATGTATGCTGTCGTGTGCGTCATATCATGGGTGTTTGTTTACATGAAAGTCCCAGAAACCAAGGGCATGCCCCTTGAAGTGATTACCGAGTTCTTCTCAGTTGGTGCAAAGCAGGCTGCAGCCATTAAGAACAATTGA